Genomic DNA from Brenneria izadpanahii:
CTGGCGTTTTGAACTGCGGCCGAACGTTCATTTTCATGACGGCACCACGTTAAGCGCGGCGACGGTGGTCAATGCGCTCACCGCCGCCTCGACCGCCGCGCCGAAACCGCGCATCCTCGACGGCGTTCAGATGAGCGTGGAGGCGGATGGCGATAGCGCCGTTATCGTATCGACCGCCAGCCCCGATCCGTTAATCCCGCAGCGTCTTTCCAGCCCGCAGTTGGCGATTCTGTCCGTCAACGCCTATGGCGCAAACGGCGTAGTCAATCCGCAAAACCACGGCAGCGGCCCCTTTGTGCTGCGTAGCGTAAACGGCACCAGCGGCGCCACGCTGGACAGATTCGACGGCTATTGGGGCGACAAAGCCCAATCCAGCGGAATCGATGTCAGTTTCGTGCCGGATGGCGCGGCCCGCGGCGCCGCATTGCGCACCGGCACGGCGGATATCGTTGAGGCCATCCCGGTATCGCAAGCGCCGTTGCTGGACCCAAAAATGGTGCATGAAGTGCCGATGCCGCGCACCAATACGCTTTACCTCAATGCCCGCCAGGGACCGATGACAGATCCGGCGCTGCGCGCGGCGGTGCGCAACGCGCTGAACCGGCAGCAACTGGTGGATAACGTTTATGAAAAACGCGCCGACGTGGCGCAGGGATTGCTCGGCCCGGCGCTGCCCTGGGCCGCGGAACTGCGTCAGCCGGTCGCCGATCCGGTTCAGGCCGCGTCGCCCGGCGGCACGAGCATCACGCTGGCCACCTTCAGCGATCGCGCCGAACTGCCCGAAGTGGCGGTCTATCTGGCGCAACAGCTCACCGCCGCCGGTTTCACGGTAAACCAGGTGGTGCGCGAATATGCGCAGATTGAATCCGATGCGCTGGCCGGCAAATTCGACGCCTTTATTTTATCCCGCGCCACGGTGTTGGATTCCGGC
This window encodes:
- a CDS encoding ABC transporter substrate-binding protein; the encoded protein is MNTRSLWPIPGLLCTILLLSGCFNEPEEKPAADSASRLKLAMLQPPRSGLTPLSDDAFKLSRWSTAETLVVLNELGEAQPALATHWRQIDDKTWRFELRPNVHFHDGTTLSAATVVNALTAASTAAPKPRILDGVQMSVEADGDSAVIVSTASPDPLIPQRLSSPQLAILSVNAYGANGVVNPQNHGSGPFVLRSVNGTSGATLDRFDGYWGDKAQSSGIDVSFVPDGAARGAALRTGTADIVEAIPVSQAPLLDPKMVHEVPMPRTNTLYLNARQGPMTDPALRAAVRNALNRQQLVDNVYEKRADVAQGLLGPALPWAAELRQPVADPVQAASPGGTSITLATFSDRAELPEVAVYLAQQLTAAGFTVNQVVREYAQIESDALAGKFDAFILSRATVLDSGDPVAYLYSDFSCEGSFNISQLCRPEIDRALQQAAAIPAGDERRRAIMRAENLILASDAAIPMLHERVIQGERAQVVDALRDPRERALINSATRIDPNKQAE